The DNA window CGGGGGACCCGCCCACTTCAAGGTCCTGGCGCGCGGTGTCAAGACTCATCGGGGCGCCCCCGCGGCCCGGGCCCTGGAGGCGCTGGTCCGGCTGCGCTCCGCCGATTCCCTGGACCTGGTGCACCAGTCGTTCGACCGGCGGGACTTCGACGAGGAGTGCTGGTCGTTCATCCTGGACGCCCTGGCCGAGAGGGAGGACGCCCCGGCCCGCGCCGAGCTGCAGGCGTTCCTGAAGAAACGGGCGGACTGGTTCGGCTCCCCCTCCATCCTGTCGTCCGCTCTGAAGGTGACCGAGCCGGGCGAGTACCGCGCGGTGCTGCAGGCATGGGTTCGATCGCTGCAATGGAAAGGGGCCGGCGGCGGGGACACCGGCGAGGCGTTCCGCGTCCTGATGGATCACCTCCAGGTCGACGACTGCGGCTGGTGCTTCCGCACCAACCTGCGCGGCCGCGTCGATTTCGAGCGGACGCTCAAGGCGATCGAGTCCGCCTACAACTGCGAGCTGCGCGCGTCCCTGGGGGAGGAAACAGTCCAGGCGATCGCCAGGGCGCTCGAGGCGGGCGCCTTCGAGGACAGCGCCTCGACCCTGGCGCGCACGGTCAAGGATCGCGCCCGGGTCCTCAGCCCGGCGCCGGGAGACGACCTGCTCGAGCGGCTCGTCGAGGCCGCGGTCTACTGGGCCGACCCCGAGGTCGTCGCCAGCGTCGAGGGGCTCGGTCCGCACCTGCGCGAGTGGGTGATCGGGTTCCTGATCTCGACGGTCGTGAAGATGGCGTCGTACCACAACTTCGATCTCGAGGTGCGTCGATCGGCCGCGGACCTCGGCGGCCTGCTTCCGCTTCTCGAAGTCGAAACCTCGTTCATGCTCGACTCCCTGCCGCAGGCGATCCGCCGGGCGGTCGAATCGTCGGGCGAGAGCGGCGCTCCCGAGAGGTCCGCGGCCCGGCGGATGGTCGAGGAGCGCTGTCTGGCCATCCTCGCCAGCCGCGGGCCGTTCTTCCCGCAGGCGATGGCGCTCGAGACGCTCGGCGAGCTGCGCTCGGTGGGAGCCGTGAACGAGCTCATCGATTTCCTGGAGGAGGAGAACTCCTATCTCTACGAGGCGGCCGAGCACGCGCTGACGAAGCTCGAGGACGCGGTCATCGAGCCGGCGCGGGCCCGCCTGGAGGCGGGCAACCTGCAGGAGGACTCCGGCCACAGCCTGCTCATCATCCTGTGCGAGAGCGGGGCCTCAGAAGCGCTGAAGACGGTCCTGGAGCATCTCGAGTTCTTCATCGAAGCCGCCGGACCGGGCAACACGGCGCGCTGGCTGTCGCTGTTCGGCGCGCGCGAGCTGATCGAGCCGCTGCGCCGCCAGCTTCCTAAAGATACAGCGCAGGTGGGTCAGGCGGTCCTTCTCCTCGGCGCGGTGCACAACGTGCGCGTCCCGGAGGAGGCCGCCATCCGCAGGGCCATCGACGACTTCTGGAAGAAGCACTCGGACGAGGGCGAGGACGGCGACGAGCCCGGTCCGGGGGACGGGTCCGACAAGTACCTGATGTAGCGCCGGGCGCGGCGGGAGAGCATGAGACACGGACCGGAAGGGATCGGATCGATCGTCGTCGGCGCGCTCATCGCCGCGGTCTTCACGGCCGCGGGCGCCGAGGCCCCGAAGCCGAAGCCCCCGGCCCCGCCCTCCGCGGCGAAGCCCGACGGCGCGAAGACCACAGCACCGGAGTCGGTCCTGCGCTTCCTCCCGAAGGTGCGGCCGATGTCCACCTACAGCCTCGGCGCCCGTTTCGAGATCGGGACCAAGAACGTCACGTTCGAGGCGCCCGACGCCTACAAGCCGGGGTTCGAGTTCTGGTCCAAACGGATGAAGGGCCAGAAACGAAGCGAAGTCTACGAAATGACGACGATGACGCAGGAGGCGAACGACAGCGGCCTCTTCCCGTTCAGCCGCACAGTCCCGCAGTTCGATCTCGAGATCCAGAGGGAGGGAGAGATCATGGCCTCCCCCCCCGATACTGAGAAGAGCGTCGCGACCCTGGTCTTCGAGGGGACGCTCGACCGCTTTGGCAACGTCAAGGCGTTCAAGAAGACCGCCGGCAGCGACGACGCCGAGGTCGAGACCCTCGCCATCCCCGAGATCTCCCGGCTGTTTCCGGAGGCGGACGGGCCGCACGATTACCAGGTCGGCCAGGGGTTCAAGGAGGAGCGGTCGGTCCGGCTGCCGACGAAGCTGGGCATCGCCGGCCTCGAGAACGTCACCTACAAGGCGACCCGGGAGTACACGCTGAAATCGATCCAGGGCGGTCTCGCCACCTTCGACGTGAAGATCACCTACACCGACGACCCTGCCTTCAAGCCGGGCGCGCAGAATACCAGCCTGCACATCACAGGCGGCGGCAGCGGCACGGCGGTCTTCGAGGTCGGGCGCGGCGTCTTCCAGGAGTCGCGGCTGCCGTCCTCGATGCACATCGACATCGAGGCGCCCCTGCGGCCGCTGCCCGATCATCCCGAGACGGCGAAGGCCCCGACCGGGAAGACGCACGTCGATCTCGATCTCCTGGTCGCCGGGCGACAGACCGTCCGCCGGGTCTGGGGCGACGACACCGACTGAAGGGGGAGGGGACGTGCCGGCGAGGAAAGGGCGCGGGGCCGTCGGCAACGTCGAGGGACGGTTCGAGACGCGCCGCCTGAGGCCGGAAGACTACGGCTGGGGCACAGGCGGCGACGAGGACGCTCCGCCCCGGCTGCCCACCACCGTCACGCCGGAGAAGACCCGCACTATCCTGAGCCGGAACGACTCGCCCGACATCCCGTTCGACCGATCGATCAATCCGTACAAGGGGTGCGAGCACGGCTGCGTCTATTGCTTCGCGCGGCCGACCCATTCGTACCTCGGGATGTCGCCCGGTCTCGATTTCGAGACGAAGATCTTCTCCAAGCCGGAGGCGGCCCGCCTGCTGCGCGAGGAGCTGCGCCGCCCCGGATACCGTTGCGACGTGATCGCCCTGGGGGCGAACACCGATCCGTACCAGCCGGTGGAGCGCGACCTGAACATTACCAGAGCCGTCCTCGAGGTGCTGTGGGAGCACCGGCACCCGGTCGGGATCGTCACCAAGTCGAGCCTCGTCCTGCGCGACCTCGATCTTCTGGAGCCGATGGCCAGGCAGAACCTCGCGGCGGTGTTCCTGTCGATCACGACGCTCGACCGCGGACTGGCGCGCACCATGGAGCCGCGTGCCGCCGCCCCGCACCGCCGCCTCGAGACGATCAAGGCCCTGAGCGACGCCGGCGTCCCGGCCGGCGTCCTGGCCTCGCCGATGATCCCCGGCCTCAACGACAAGGAGCTGGAGAGCATTCTCGAAGCGGCCGCCGCGGCGGGGGCCCGCACCGCCGGCTACATCCTGCTGCGCCTGCCGCACGAGGTGAAGGAGATCTTTTCCGAGTGGCTGACGACGCACTATCCGCTGAAGGCGGCGCACGTCCTCAGCCTGGTGCGTCAGACCCACGGGGGCAGGCTCTACGACAGCGAGTTCGGGACGAGGATGAAGGGGGACGGTCCGTACGCCGATCTGCTGCGGCGGCGCTTCGAGACCGCCAGCCGGCGCCTGGGTCTTCTGAAGAGGGATCTCGATCTCGACGTCACGCAGTTCCGCGTGCCGCCCCGCGCCGGAGACCAGCCGGGACTGTTCGACTAGGGATTCTGGAGAGTGCCGAGGTCCCACGCCGTCAGCAGCCACCCGCCGTTCGAGTCCCTCGCCAGCAGCATCACCAGGTCGTCGACGCCGTCGCCGGACACGTCCGTGAGGACCGGCCGGGAGGCGGCGACCATGCCGGTGACGTCGAACGGGAAGCCGCGTATCGGATTGCCGGCGGCGCGCAGGCCGAAGACCCGCAGGTACGACGTGCCGTTGTACTGGCTGCTCCAGACCTGCAGGAGGTCCGCCCGCCGATCACCGTTGAGATGCCCGACGACCCAGGGAGAGATGTCGATGGACTGGGAGCGGACGAAGTCGCGATGAATGGCCACCGGGTAGCCGGGCAGGGGATTGCCGTCGAGGTCGAACCCCACGAGATCGGTGCCGTCCTGCTGCAGAATCTCCAGCTGCCCGTCGCCGAGCAGGTCGGTGACGACGGCGCCCCAGGACGCGCCGCTCTGCAGCCGGCGGGGCCAGCCGGTGGCGTCAGAGCCGTCGGCGCGCAGGGCGTGCAGGTTCGCGGGCACGGCGGGGCCGGCGCCGGGCTCGGGCTGCGGCTCGATGATGACGCCGTCGAACGGCATGGTCGCCTGCACGATGTCCGGCCGGCCGTCGCCGTCGACGTCCGCGACGACGGGCGACTCGCGGTCGACGATCTCCAGCAGCTGCATCGGGAAGCCCTTCAGCAGCAGGCCCTCGGACGAGACGGCGGCCAGGCGCGGGGCGAGACCCGACTCCACGAAGACCAGGTCTTTCTTCCCATCGCCGTCCACGTCGGCGGCCACGAGGTCGGCGTTGATCTCGCGGGTCAGACCGGGAATGTCGGGGACAAGCCGCACCGGCCACCCGAGCCCGGTCAGGGCCTTGCCGAATCGATCGAAGCCCAGGATGATCCCCTTGTTCATGCCGCGGATGACTTCGAGTTTCCCGTTCCCGTCGAGGTCGGCGAGCAGGGTCGGAGTGTTCGAGCAGGTGAAGAAGTCGTTGCCGCCGCCGGCAAGTTCGATGGGCCACTTGTCCAGGTCGGAGCCGTCGGCCCGCATGGCGTAGAGGTAGTTGCGGCGCGGCGATCCGGACACGACGCAGGTCACGATGTCCGGCGACCCGTCGCCGTCCAGGTCGCCCACCGCCGGTTCGCCCATCGGAAACGCCGGTTGGTTCAGGTCGTCGAACCTGCGCGGCCAGCCTTTGAACAGACTGCCATCCGGGTGGACGACCAGGATTTGTCCGGACGGGACGGAGACGACCAGGTCCTTCCGCCCGTCCCGATCGACGTCGGCCAGGACCACCGCCCCCTGTCGGGGCCGGAAATCGACCGTCTGCGGAAACCATCTCGGGTATCCCAGGACGTACGGGGGGGCCTTCGGGATGCTCCCCTGCAGGTGCGGATCGCTCTGCCCGGCCAGAGGATACGGTGCCGTGGACAGGAGCAAGGCTCCCAGGCCCAGGCTGGCGATCGAGATGAGGGCGTGAAAGCGAGGCCTGACCCGATGCGGCGACGGGTGGAACATCGGTGTCTCCCCGGAGATAGAGTCTCCATATACCTCCGGAACGCTTCCAGGGCAATAAAAAAACGCTGGAAGGGACGCCCCGGATCGGATTAAATCCCCGCTGCATGGAGAATCCACGGACCGACCCGGCCGCTCCCGCGGGAGTGCGGGTGCGCTTCGCCCCCTCTCCGACCGGCTTCCTGCACGTCGGGGGGGCCCGCACGGCCCTGTTCAACTGGCTGTTCGCCCGAAAAAGCGGCGGCACCTTCATCCTCAGGATCGAGGACACCGACCAGGAGAGATCGACCGAGGCCAGCGTTGCGACCATCCTGGACGGTCTGGAGTGGCTGAGAATCGGTTGGGATGAGGGACCGTTCTTCCAGTCCCGCTGCCTCGAGGCGCATCGCGCGCTCGCCCTGCGCTTCCTGCAGGAAAAGAGCGCCTACCACTGCTTCTGCACCATAACCGGGCTCGAGGCGCGCCGGGCCGCGGCCGAGAAGGACGGGGTCGCCTGGAAGTACGACCGGCTCTGCCTGAGGCTGGCGCCCGACGAGGTGCGCAGGCGGCTGGAGGAAGGGCGTCCCGCCGTCGTGAGGTTCAGGGTCCCCGACGGCACGGTCGCCTGGGACGACCTGGTCCACGGGCCGACTTCGTTCGAGGCGGCGGTTCTCGAGGACATCGTCCTGTTGCGCTCGAACGGCTCGCCCACCTACAACCTCTCCTGCGTGTCGGATGACATCGCCATGCGCGTCACGCACGTCATCCGCGGCGACGACCATATCAGCAACACGCCGAAGCAGATCCTCCTGTACCACGCCGCCGGGGTGTCGCCGCCGCGCTTCGGCCACCTGCCCCTCATCCTCGGGACCGACAAGAAACGCCTGAGCAAGAGACACGGCGCCGTCTCGGTCACCGAGTACCGCGACAAGGGGTACCTGCCGGAGGCGATGTTCAATTTCCTGGCGCTCCTGGGGTGGTCGCCCGGGGAAGGGCGCGAGAAGCTGAGCCGCGACGAGATGATCGCTCTGTTCCGGCTGGAGGACATCAACAGGAAGGGGGCGGTGTTCGACGAGCAGAAGCTCGAGTGGCTGAACGGCCAGTACATCAACGACCTCCCTCCCGGGCGGATCGTCGCGCTGGTCCGCGCCGAGCTTCAGGCCGCCGGTCTTCTGAGCCCCGACATCGACGATTCCGGCCCGCGGCACGCCTGGTTCCTGAAGGTGATCGAGACGCTCAAGGCGCGCTCCAAGCGACTGCCCGACTTCGTGCGCGACGCGCGGCCGTTCCTGTCGGAGGATTTCGAGTACCGCCCCGAGGCGGTCGAGAAGCACCTGAAAGGGGACGCCGCGTCGGACGGGCGGAAGGGGATCGCCGCCCGGCTGTCGGCACTGCGCGCACAGCTTGCGACCGTCGAACCGTTCACCGAGGAGGCGACCGAGAAGGCCCTGCGGGAGCTCGCCGAGGCGCGCCGGGAGAAGGCGTCGGACTACATCCACCCGCTGCGCGTGGCGCTCGTCGGGACGGCCGTCAGCCCCGGGATCTTCGCCGTCCTCGTCCTGATCGGGAAGGAGCGCGCGTTGCGACGTCTCGACCGCATGATCGCCTTCCTGCAGTCCGAGGTCCCGCCGCAGGCGTCGTCCGGTGGGCCTCCTTGATGCGGGTGTCGACCGCCGCCCGCCCGTCTGCGGGATCTAGGAGGAGCGCTTCGAGAATTCGCTGGCCGTCTTCACGAACGACCGCGCGGCGTCCGGAGGCGGCACGGTCTGGGCCACGAGGATGTCGTTCGCGGTGACCGGCTTTCCATAGAACTCCTCGGTCGCGCTCTTGTTCGGCTTGATCACCACCCCTTCCAGCGAGGCTCCCAGGAACACGCCCCGGGGTCTCGACCAGGAGAGGATCTCGGCGTGCATCTGCGCGTCGGTCGAGGCCTGGGCGGTGCGGCCCACCGGTCCGGCCACGGCCGAGGCCTCGCCGCCGAGGGTGAACTTGTCCTGAAGCAGGTGCTTGACTCCGTTCTCGTTCATGATGAGCAGCACCAGATCGGCCTGCTGGCCGCCGAACTGCCATCCGAAGCTGCCGCCGCCGATCGTGAAGAAGGCGGGCGCACCCATCGTGCCGTTCTTCTGGCGGCAGGTGAACACGCCCCGGCCGAACTCCCCGCCGACCACGAACGCTGCCTTGGTCACGCGGGGGAACACTCCGATGCATTCGGCCCGCTCGAGGAGACTCCGGGGAATCCCCTTGTCGGGGGCGGTCACGGAGGCCCTCAGGACCGCTTCCGCATCGCGGATCTTCTGCAGCTCCGGACTCTCCGCGGCCCTGGCGGGCGGGCCGAGGGCCAGGCACGTGACGAAGATCGACATCAACAGGGCGAGCGTTGGAGACCGCATGTCAACCTCCTCTTCTTCGGGCTCGCGTGTTTGCACCAGCAAGCACGATGCCAAATCGCCGGGCAGGACCCTGACTTGCTACGGTCGAACCACTTGACGATCGATCCGAGGAGCCGGCGTCGGATGCACAACGAGGCGCCGGGCGTCACTTGAAGGGGACGGAAACTGTCCGGCGGCGGCTGTGGGCGTGACCGGGCGGGTGATTACGTCGCGTGCGGTTCCTGCCTGCGGCGCAGGGCGAGCACGACGAGGACGACGGTGAGCGTCTGCGGCACCCCGCTGACGACCGCGAGCAGTCTCGGATCGATCGGCCAGTCCATCGGCCAGTAAATGTTGAGGGCGGCCCACGCGAGAAGAACCGTGCAGAGAGTCTTCGTGGTCGGTAGGTAGGTCGCGGCCAGGATGGTGAGCAGCCAGAGAGGAGGGACCGCGGCGTAGCCCTGAGGCAGGAACGGACTGCGCAGAGTCGCGAGGATCAGGATCGCCATCCACACCAGGGGCTTCTCGTCGTTGCGCTGCGCGCGCAGACCGGCGAACACGGTCGCGGCGAGCGCGATCGGCGTGTAGATCCATCCCACGATCTTCGACGCCCCGAAGGACATGCCCGGCACGCCGAACAGCTTCGCCTTGAACGCGAGTCCCGGGATCGAGAAGTTGATCGCCATCGCGGCGGGATTCCGGAACGCCGGGAAGGCCTCGCCCCCGAGGAGCGCCGGGAAACGGTCCAGGAAAGCCGCGTACGGCGCCCAGCCGATGTCCACGAATGTCAGGACCATGAACGCGACCGCGAACCCCGCCGTCCACGCGAGCGCGCGCCACTGGCGCCGCGCGAGCAGGTACAGCACCAGCAGGCCCGGGTAGAGCTTGCTCAGCGTCACGAACGCCAGGATCGCGCCCCCGGCTGCCGGGCGCCGCCACTCGAACAGCGCCATCGCCAGCATCACCCCGGCGATCACCGTCCCCTGGACGTTTCCCTTCTGCAGAGTGCTGGCCATCGGCAGCGAAATCCACACGAGGGGTGAGAGCAGAAGCGCGCGCGTCCCGGCAGCCGGGCTCATGGCGCGCGCCACGACCAAGAGCGCAAGCAGGAAGACCCCGCCCGAGAGCCCGAACCACAGCATTCGAAGTCGCATGAAATCCGGCGTCAGACGCAGGAGGGCGCGCGGCAGGAGCAGGAACGGCGGCGGGTACTCGAAGACGTCGATCTTGAAAGGGCCGAGCATGCGTGCTTTGCGGATCGAGTTGGGGTCGTCATCGGGCATCGTGAAGAGCGCGTCGTCGTAGATGTTGGTCGACGTGGACGCCGCCTGCGCGCTGACGAAGTACGCGGACAGGCACGAATGTTCGAGCTCCCACTTGCTGGAGGGTATCGACGAGCAGGAAACCTGCGACGGATCGACCATGAAGACGGCGAGGCGGGCTATCTGGACGAGCGCCAGTGCCGTCACCAGCCCTGAGACGATCGCCAGCGTCCGGGAGCATGCCGTTTCGTCGAGCACCACAATCGGGCGCCGGAGGGACAGCAGGACAACGAGGCCCGCGACGACGGCGGCGATCAGGGCCGCGGCGAGCCGCGAATCGGTCAGAGCGGCCGCCGCCGGGAAGGCGAAGATCCCGCACGCCACACCCAGGGACGATGAGACGAAAACCCGCAACCGCGATTTCATCCAGCCGATCTCCGGTCCGGCGCCATGCGCACCCTCGCCGGCGCCGGTCAGTATCCTACGGTAAAGCGGATGTTCACGAATCGACCGTTCTCGACCTCATCGATCATGGCCACGGCGAAGTCTTCGTAGGAGATTCCGGATTGACCCTGATCGTCCAGCACCGGATGGTCGAGGCGGGTCCGGTATCGGCCCGTGCGCGCTCCGGGAGAGAAGTTCGCGGGCGGGGGCGAGACGTACGTCCAGGCGACTCGCGAATTCGAGAGTCGTCGGTAGAACTCGAGGGCTTCGGCCTGCCCCTCGGCCGGGCCTCGGAGCGTTCCCGGGAAATCGGGAAGGTCGAGGAACCGTTTGCCGTCGGGTGTCAGGAGCGTGGCGCCGCCGCCCATGTGCAGGATGCGCGGGATGGCCCCGGGCATTCCATTCAGCGTCTCGGTCAGCATCTGGGCGGCGCGCTTCCAGACCGAGTAGTCCTCGCCGCCGATCGCCACGATGAACGCATCGGCGCCCCGCGCAAGTTTCCGGAGGGAGGTCTTCGAGAGGGCGTCACCGACCTCGGGCACGACCGCGGCCGGGAGGTCGGTCAACCGGGAGCGGTCGCGAGCCACCGCGATGACGTGGTGGCCGCGACGCGCCGCCTCGGCCGTGATGCGGTGGCCGGCCCTTCCCCCCGCTCCGAAGACCACGATCGTGGCCATGGCCGTGTGTCTCCCTCGGCTGTGCGCGCGCATTTCCGAGCGTGCTCGATGATCCGACTATATCGCGCCGCCCGCGCGGGGAGCAAGGTTCAGCGGCGGACGGAGGGGCTTGCGAGCGGTTGACTACCCGGTGTCCGTCCGTTAAAATCGGCGCCGGTTTCCGGGATCGTCTAACGGTAGGACACGTGGCTCTGGACCACGGTATCGGGGTTCGAATCCCTGTCCCGGAACCAGACGCACGACGTGTGGCGCTATCGTCTAGGGGTTAGGACGGATGGTTCTCAGCCATCAGACCGGGGTTCGAATCCCCGTAGCGCTACCATCTCCTCATTCCTTCCGAGTGAAAGGCCCCTCCTGAAACCATCCTGGTCGTTCGGATACCGGGTCGTGGCGCTCTGGGTGTGCGTCTGGGCGCCCGCGGGAGTGATCGGCTGCGCGGCGCCGGCTCCGAAACCGGCCACCGGGGAGGTGGCGAAGGCGGTGCAGGCGTCGCTCGCGGGCGGTTCGGAGCGCTTCGACCACGCGACATGGGACAGGCTGCTTCAGGGCGGGACGCGGGATGGCCTGGTCGACTACCGGTTCATGCAGGCGCACCGCGCCGACCTGGATGCGTACCTGAACGCGATCGGGGGGGCGCACCTCGACCGGCTGGCGGCCGGACAGCTGGAGGCGTTGCTGATCAACGCCTACAACGCGCACACGATGCGCGCCATCCTCGACCATCCGGACGTCACGTCGATCAAGAAGATCCCGGGGGTGTGGACCGAGACGAAGCGGCGGGTTGGCGGCTTCGACCTGACCCTCGACGACATCGAGCACAGGATTCTGCGGCCGTTCTTCCGCGACCCGCGTCTCCACTTCGCGCTCAACTGCGCCTCGCGCTCCTGCGCGCGGCTGCCGCCGTGGGCCTACGACGGCGACCGGATCGACATGCAGCTGGAAGACCGGGCGGCGACGTTCCTGGTCGACCCGGACAACGTGTCGTACGAGAAGGAGCGGCTCGTGGTGTCGAGATACTTCGACTGGTACGGCGGCGATTTCACCGCGCCGGGCTGGAAGGGAGCGGCGCGCACCATCCCGGCCTACATCGCGCGCTACGCCGTCCTCGACGTCAAGTGGTTCATCCAGGCGTACAAGGCCAGGCCCACGGTGGTCTTCGCGGAGTACGACTGGTCCCTGAACGCCGCCGTGCCGCCCGATCCGTCCGTGCGACCGTAGCCTCTACGCCCCGGCCGCGCCGGCGCCGAGGAGCCGGGTCACGCG is part of the Candidatus Dormiibacterota bacterium genome and encodes:
- a CDS encoding PA0069 family radical SAM protein, whose amino-acid sequence is MPARKGRGAVGNVEGRFETRRLRPEDYGWGTGGDEDAPPRLPTTVTPEKTRTILSRNDSPDIPFDRSINPYKGCEHGCVYCFARPTHSYLGMSPGLDFETKIFSKPEAARLLREELRRPGYRCDVIALGANTDPYQPVERDLNITRAVLEVLWEHRHPVGIVTKSSLVLRDLDLLEPMARQNLAAVFLSITTLDRGLARTMEPRAAAPHRRLETIKALSDAGVPAGVLASPMIPGLNDKELESILEAAAAAGARTAGYILLRLPHEVKEIFSEWLTTHYPLKAAHVLSLVRQTHGGRLYDSEFGTRMKGDGPYADLLRRRFETASRRLGLLKRDLDLDVTQFRVPPRAGDQPGLFD
- a CDS encoding VCBS repeat-containing protein, with amino-acid sequence MFHPSPHRVRPRFHALISIASLGLGALLLSTAPYPLAGQSDPHLQGSIPKAPPYVLGYPRWFPQTVDFRPRQGAVVLADVDRDGRKDLVVSVPSGQILVVHPDGSLFKGWPRRFDDLNQPAFPMGEPAVGDLDGDGSPDIVTCVVSGSPRRNYLYAMRADGSDLDKWPIELAGGGNDFFTCSNTPTLLADLDGNGKLEVIRGMNKGIILGFDRFGKALTGLGWPVRLVPDIPGLTREINADLVAADVDGDGKKDLVFVESGLAPRLAAVSSEGLLLKGFPMQLLEIVDRESPVVADVDGDGRPDIVQATMPFDGVIIEPQPEPGAGPAVPANLHALRADGSDATGWPRRLQSGASWGAVVTDLLGDGQLEILQQDGTDLVGFDLDGNPLPGYPVAIHRDFVRSQSIDISPWVVGHLNGDRRADLLQVWSSQYNGTSYLRVFGLRAAGNPIRGFPFDVTGMVAASRPVLTDVSGDGVDDLVMLLARDSNGGWLLTAWDLGTLQNP
- the gltX gene encoding glutamate--tRNA ligase: MENPRTDPAAPAGVRVRFAPSPTGFLHVGGARTALFNWLFARKSGGTFILRIEDTDQERSTEASVATILDGLEWLRIGWDEGPFFQSRCLEAHRALALRFLQEKSAYHCFCTITGLEARRAAAEKDGVAWKYDRLCLRLAPDEVRRRLEEGRPAVVRFRVPDGTVAWDDLVHGPTSFEAAVLEDIVLLRSNGSPTYNLSCVSDDIAMRVTHVIRGDDHISNTPKQILLYHAAGVSPPRFGHLPLILGTDKKRLSKRHGAVSVTEYRDKGYLPEAMFNFLALLGWSPGEGREKLSRDEMIALFRLEDINRKGAVFDEQKLEWLNGQYINDLPPGRIVALVRAELQAAGLLSPDIDDSGPRHAWFLKVIETLKARSKRLPDFVRDARPFLSEDFEYRPEAVEKHLKGDAASDGRKGIAARLSALRAQLATVEPFTEEATEKALRELAEARREKASDYIHPLRVALVGTAVSPGIFAVLVLIGKERALRRLDRMIAFLQSEVPPQASSGGPP
- a CDS encoding lipid-binding SYLF domain-containing protein; the encoded protein is MRSPTLALLMSIFVTCLALGPPARAAESPELQKIRDAEAVLRASVTAPDKGIPRSLLERAECIGVFPRVTKAAFVVGGEFGRGVFTCRQKNGTMGAPAFFTIGGGSFGWQFGGQQADLVLLIMNENGVKHLLQDKFTLGGEASAVAGPVGRTAQASTDAQMHAEILSWSRPRGVFLGASLEGVVIKPNKSATEEFYGKPVTANDILVAQTVPPPDAARSFVKTASEFSKRSS
- a CDS encoding glycosyltransferase family 87 protein; translated protein: MKSRLRVFVSSSLGVACGIFAFPAAAALTDSRLAAALIAAVVAGLVVLLSLRRPIVVLDETACSRTLAIVSGLVTALALVQIARLAVFMVDPSQVSCSSIPSSKWELEHSCLSAYFVSAQAASTSTNIYDDALFTMPDDDPNSIRKARMLGPFKIDVFEYPPPFLLLPRALLRLTPDFMRLRMLWFGLSGGVFLLALLVVARAMSPAAGTRALLLSPLVWISLPMASTLQKGNVQGTVIAGVMLAMALFEWRRPAAGGAILAFVTLSKLYPGLLVLYLLARRQWRALAWTAGFAVAFMVLTFVDIGWAPYAAFLDRFPALLGGEAFPAFRNPAAMAINFSIPGLAFKAKLFGVPGMSFGASKIVGWIYTPIALAATVFAGLRAQRNDEKPLVWMAILILATLRSPFLPQGYAAVPPLWLLTILAATYLPTTKTLCTVLLAWAALNIYWPMDWPIDPRLLAVVSGVPQTLTVVLVVLALRRRQEPHAT
- a CDS encoding NAD(P)H-binding protein gives rise to the protein MATIVVFGAGGRAGHRITAEAARRGHHVIAVARDRSRLTDLPAAVVPEVGDALSKTSLRKLARGADAFIVAIGGEDYSVWKRAAQMLTETLNGMPGAIPRILHMGGGATLLTPDGKRFLDLPDFPGTLRGPAEGQAEALEFYRRLSNSRVAWTYVSPPPANFSPGARTGRYRTRLDHPVLDDQGQSGISYEDFAVAMIDEVENGRFVNIRFTVGY
- a CDS encoding DUF547 domain-containing protein is translated as MALWVCVWAPAGVIGCAAPAPKPATGEVAKAVQASLAGGSERFDHATWDRLLQGGTRDGLVDYRFMQAHRADLDAYLNAIGGAHLDRLAAGQLEALLINAYNAHTMRAILDHPDVTSIKKIPGVWTETKRRVGGFDLTLDDIEHRILRPFFRDPRLHFALNCASRSCARLPPWAYDGDRIDMQLEDRAATFLVDPDNVSYEKERLVVSRYFDWYGGDFTAPGWKGAARTIPAYIARYAVLDVKWFIQAYKARPTVVFAEYDWSLNAAVPPDPSVRP